The genomic stretch TCATCGCGTAATCCTTGATGGCCCGCTTGACATCCGTCAAAAACCACTTGCCCCAGCTCTGCCGCACCGCCGCAAGCCCCGTTTCTATGGAGAAACATGTGACTCTATTATGCTTAACATCCTACCTCGAAATCAACCCTTCCGGGTAGTTTGCTTCGTTGGCAGCAGGATATGGAAAATGGCGTGGCGAAATCTTTACCAAGCCTACCTTTCCCCTGCGTATAAGGCAAAAAGAAGGGGGCAGGCTAAAATTCAGGGACGGAGGTGAACCGAAATGGCAAAAATTAAGCAGGAGATGTCCCGCGAAGAGCTTGTATCGTTCCTTGAGCGAATCTTATCGGAGCTGAAAGAGGGTAAGCTCACCGTAGCGGAACTCCCGCTGCGCCTGCCGGATAAGGCGAAAGTAGAAATAGAAACCGAAACAAAAAAGGACGGGCAGGAAATCGAGCTCGAAATCAAGTGGCAAGTCCCCGCAGAAGGTCAGGAAGATAGCGCCGCAGCGACCGGCAAGGAGCAATTAGCGGCCTCCGAGGGTCAGACCGAAACGGCCTCTGAAGAAGGCGAAAAGGAATGCGGCAAAGATCAAGCTTAACGCAAGTTCGGGAGGGAACTGGCAGTGCTGAAGATCGGGATTAACGGTTTCGGGCGGATCGGACGCAATTTCTTCCGGGCGGTTGTAGGCAGCACCGACCTTGAGGTAGTGGCGATCAACGACCTCACTACAGGGCCCACCCTGGCGCACTTGTTGAAGTACGACTCGGTTCACGGCATTTTCGCGGCGAGCGTGGAAGCCGAACAGTGCGTCCTCAGGGTTAACGGCCGGGAGATCAGGGTTTTTGCCGAAAAGGACCCCGCTCACATCCCGTGGCGCGAGGTCGGCGTTGACGTGGTAGTCGAAGCCACAGGCCGCTTCACCAAGTTTGAAGATGCCAGGTGGCACCTCGAAGCCGGTGCCCGGAAGGTGGTAATTACGGCGCCGGCCACAATGCCTGAAGACGTAACGCTCATCATGGGCGTCAACGAACACTGGTACGATCCCGGCCGGCACCACATCGTTTCCTGCGGCTCCTGCACTACCAACTGTCTGGCGCCGCTCGTCAAGGTGCTCCACGAAAACCTGCGCGTCTTGCGCGGCGCCTTAACCACCGTTCACGCCTACACCAACGACCAGAACCTGCTCGACCTGCCCCACCGGGACCTGCGTCGCGCCCGGGCCGCGGCCCTTTCAATGATTCCCACTACCACCGGCGCTGCCAAGCTGGTCGGGCTCGTTTTCCCGGAGCTCAAAGGTAAGATCACCGGTGTCGCGGTGCGTGTGCCTACGCCCAACGTCTCGCTCACCGATCTGGTAGTAGAGGTATCCCGCGCCACAAGCGTCGAAGAGGTAAACGGGCTTTTCCGCCAGGCCGCCGCAGGCCCGCTCAAGGGGATCATGCGTTACTGCGAGGAACCGCTCGTCTCGAAAGATTTCAACGGCGACCCCCACTCCTGCATCGTCGACGCCCTTTCTACCATGGTCATTGACGGGCACCTGGTGAAGGTGCTCGCCTGGTACGATAACGAGTGGGGTTACTCCAACCGGGTCGCCGACCTTATTCGTTACATGGCAGCGCGGGAAAAGAAGTAGCAGGGTCTCAAGCCCTGCTATTTTATACCGCGGAACACAACGGGTGCTAAATCCCGAACCGGCTTTCGGCAATGGCCCGGTCGATTTCCTCCTGCAACACGGGCGGTAATCCTTCGATGCGGACGTTTAAAAAGCCCCGGACAATCGTCGCCGTAGCCTCGTCTTCGTCCAGCCCGCGGGCCATCAGGTATTCGATCTCCTCCTGGGCCACCTTGCCTACTGCCGCTTCGTGGGAGAGTTCCACGTTGGCCACCCGGGCATCGAGTTCGGGAACCGCGTAAATCCGGCCGGATTCCGAAAGCATCAGCCCCCGGCATTCGAGATGCCCCCGTACGCCGGCAACTTCGCCCGCAATGTAGCCCCGGTTAATAATCTCCCCCCCGGTCGTTATGGTGCGGGAGACAAGCTCGGCTTTGGTTCCCGGCGCGCTCAAGAAAACCCGGGAACCGACATCCATCTTCGTCCCGGGCGGGGCGATGAGAATAGTATTGTAACGGGCAACGCTGTTATGCCCCACAAGGCGTGTAAAGGGATTCATCAAAATATCTTTAACTCCGCTCAGACAGATATAGTTAGAAAGGAAAACGGCATCTTCTTCCACCAGGGTGGCACCGCGCGGGCGAACGACCACGTCCCGGCCCCAGTTATGGATCATGGTGGAGGTAAGCTTGCCGCCTTTTTTCACGTAAGTCTCGGTTATCCCTACGTGAAGGCCCCGGTGGACGAAAGCGCCGGTCGCGCAACCGGCGATCACGTCAAGGCTCGCCCCTTCCTCCACGATGATAAGGTTGCGTACCTTCTGGGCCAGACCCTCATGCCCGATGTACATCCCCGCCTGAACGGGGTAGCGGGCCTTCACCCCCGGCAGGACCCGGATGAAGAAGCCGCTGATCGGCTGTCCCGACCGCCGCTCCTCCGGCAAGAAGGGAATCAACCGTCCCAGGTAATCCTCAACCCACGGGTAGCGCGTCGCCGCCTCCTGAATACCGAGCACCTCCACGCCTTCCTGGTCGCTGCGGCAGTGGACGACGGAGTGGTCGAGCTGCATAAAGGTTCCGGACCGCCCCGCACCAGTCACATCGAGCCCGGTGTGCAAAAGGCGCTCCCTCTCCGCTGTAGGCAGAAGGGTCAAATCTTCGATATAAGGGTGCGCTTCCGCTTCCTGAACAAAAACTTCCTCTATTTTCTTCGCCATTGCTTCCCATCCCTCCGGCCTCTTTAAAGGACACAACGGACGCACTCGCCGTAGCCGACCCGCTTGATGCAGCTGAAGAGTTCCCGCGGGTTACCGCTGCACGAGAGGCGGCCTTTATAAAGCACGTGTCCGACATCCGCTTCGACGTAGTTGAGAATGTATCCCGTGTGGGTGATGATGAGTCCCGACTTGGTCCGGCCCATTCGGATTTCGCGCAGGGAACGTTTGTCCCACGGCGCAACCTCTTTTTCCAGCAGCCGGTTGATCGCCGTACCGATTAAAGCCATGTTTTCCAGGTCGACGCCCGACTCAGGCTCGTCTAACAGCACCAGGTCGGGATTTTGGGCCAGCAACTGGATCAGCTCCGAACGCTTCAGCTCCCCACCCGAGAAGCCATGGTTGACCTCCCGGTCAAGAAAATCCGTTAAATCCAGGCTCTGGGCAAGGGTTTCAACCGAAACATCGTGCCGGGCCGCGATCCGGATGATGTCGCGCAACAGGACCCCCCGAAGCGTTGGCGGCCGCTGAAAGGCGATCCCTATCCCGCGCTTTGCGCGTTCGTTGACCGGCAACGCAGTCACGTCCTCGCCGCGGAAGAAGATCCGGCCCTCAACCACCCGGTAGCGCGGAAAGCCCATAATTGTCCCGAGCAGCGTCGATTTGCCGGACCCGTTGGGGCCGAAAAGAACGTGTGTTTCCCCCGGTTTGATCTCCAGGTTGATATCCACCAGGACCGTGCGGTCACCGACGGCAACGGTCAGGCCTTCTATCTTTAGCATCCTTTATCCCTCCTACGCGCGACTAAAAGCCGCCACAAAGCTGCCCTGCGGCACCCCGAGCGCCGCCGCCACCGGACGGCATTTGGCTTTTAACAGGTGAAAAACCCTCCCATCATTCATCTCCGAAAAGCTTTCGAAATATCCCATCCCTTTCGCTAAAATCAGGTCTGCCCGCTCGTAAAGCGCCCTGAAGGCCGGTGAAGCGGCTTCGAGGTCGAGCCCCGGTGAATCGGTGCCGGTCGTTTCTACCCGGCGAAAGGCCTCCCGGAGCCCGCTCGCTTCCAGGTCGGCCAGGGTGAGGTCGTTTTGCACCGGTGCCCCTTTCACGACGTAGACCGCCTCTTCCACCGCCACGGCCAAACGCCGGAAAAGAGGGAGATCAAAGTAACACTCGCCGGCGTTGTCCGTCAAGAAAAGGAGGCAGCGCACCCCCGCTAGCCGCTCGAGAAACGCCGGTATTTCGTCGATGTAAAACTCCACCGGCATCCTCATCTCCGCGGCAACCGTCGCCAGGTCCCGAAAAAAATCAATGCTATTGCCTAAGGCGGCCAGCCGAAAAAGGCTCGTCCAGTCATCATTCACGGAAGGAGAAACCTCGCCAACAACTCGCGCTGATAGGGCAAGTTCCCCCTCTTTGACCTTCTTGAACGGGTCCGGATTTTGAGCGGTTTCCCTGATTACCCGCTGGGCCGCTGCCGCGATCTGGGCCGGAATCCTGTCCGGCGAGAACTCGGCTTCAAGGACCGCCCGGCCCGCGGCAAGCGCTTTTTCCCGGAGCTCCGGCACGTCTGTAGCCAGAGTGGCTGTAGTAACTATTAACCGGTCAAGACAGGCGTAGCATTCTTCTACCGCACGCATTCTTTCTCACCACGCCAATATTATACTTCGTTTGGGGCGGCTACGTTAAGAATTTTGCAAAAATCGGGGCTAACTGGGAAAACTCAGGCCAGCTCCGCCACCGTTACGCCCGGGCCGCCTTCACCCGGCCCGCCGGGCCGGAACGAGCGCACCCTAGGGTGGTGGGAGAGGTACTCCCGGACGGCAGCCCGCAGCGCGCCGGTGCCGTAGCCGTGGATGATGTCGACGCGGCCCAGTCCGGATAGAAGGGCCGCATCGAGGTGCCGCTCGAGGTTTATCAGGGCCTCCTCAACCCGCTGCCCCCGGAGGTCAATGGTGGGACTGGCGGCAACCGCCGCACTTGTTAAACGGACGCCGCCGGCGGGCTGCCGCCGGGCCACCGGCCGGACCGCCCCGGGCGGGAGCTCGACGCGGAAAGAGCCGACCTGAACGGTTACCCCCTGCGGCGAAACGCCGACTACCGTCCCCTCCTGGCCGAAGCGCGGGATGTAGACTGCTGCCCCTACAGCTAAAACTCCCGGCGCAGCCTCTTCCGGCAGTTCCGGCACCGCCTCCTCGTGGCGTGCGGCTAACCGGCGCAGGCGCTCCCGCGCCGCCTGGACCGCCTTTTCTTGTTCCCGCCGCTCCTCTTCGCGCAGCTTCTCCTTCAGTTCCCGAACGATCTCCTCCGCTTCGCGCCGCGCTGCCCGCACTAAGGCCGTGGCCTGCTCGCGGGCTTCTGCCAACAGTTTTTCCTTACGCGCTGCTAACTCCCGCGCCTTTTCTTCGTAAGCGGCCTTGAGCGCCAGGGCCTCCTCCTTGAGGCGGGCGGCGGCAGTGGCATCCCTTTCCGCGCTGCGCCGCACCCGCTCGAGTTCCTGCGTCAGCTCCCGCACCCGCCGCTCCTCGGGGTCCAAAAATTCCTTCGCCCGCGCAATCAACCGGGCGGGAAGGCCGAGCCCCGCGGCGATCTCGAAGGCGTTTGAACGGCCCGGCTGCCCGATGACCAGACGGTAGGTCGGGGATAGGGTTTCCGGATCAAAATCCACCGAAGCGTTCTCCACGCGGGGACGCCCGGCGGCAAACTCTTTCAACTCGCTGCTGTGGGTGGTGGCAATGGTGCGGACGTTGCGCCGCGCCAGCTCCTCGAGGATGGCGCAAGCAAGCGCAGCGCCTTCCCGCGGATCGGTTCCGGCTCCCAGCTCGTCTAGCAGCACCAGAGAACGCTCATCCGCTTCCCGGAGAATGGCGGCGAGGTTATGGATATGGGAGGAAAAAGTGCTCAGGCTCGCGGTGATGCTCTGCTCGTCACCGATATCGGCAAAAACTTTGGCAAAAAGGCCGATTTCAGTCCCCTCTGCCGCCGGGATCTCCAGCCCGGCCTGGGCCATCAGAACGCAGAGGCCGACGGTCTTGAGCGCGACGGTTTTCCCTCCGGTATTCGGCCCCGTAATAATCAGGATATCGAAATCCCGTCCGAGGCGCACGTCTATGGGCACCGCCTTCGTCCCGAGAAGCGGGTGCCGGGCCCGCCGGAGGTTGATCTCGGGCACCGGCAGGAGCACCGGGGTTACGGCGTCGAGGCTTACACTGTAGCGTCCCTTCGCCAGGATGAAGTCAAGCCGGCCGAGGGTTTCGGTCGCGGTAAGAAGTTCCCCGGCTACCGCCCCCACCGCCCGGGTGAGCTCGGTCAGAATCCGTTCGATTTCGCGTTGCTCGGCGGCTTTTAACCGGCGGACCTCATTACCCTTCTCCACCACGGCCAGCGGTTCGATAAAGAGGGTCGCCCCGCTCGCCGACTGGTCGTGGATCAGGCCTTTCACCTTGTCTCGGTGTTCGATCCTGACCGGTAGCACATAGCGCCCTTCCCGGATGGTAATTATCGGTTCCTGAAGGTACTTCTGCCACTCGGGGGAACGGACAAAATTTTCCAGGATTTCTTTGATCTCCACCCGCAGCCTTTCGATCCGGCGCCGGATCTCGGCCAAGCGCGCCGATGCCCCGTCGGCTACTTCACCCGGAGGCCGGAGCGCCTTTTTCAGCTGTTCTTCTAGCTCCGGGAAAAGGGGTAACGTCCCGCACAGCCGCCCGAGAACGGGGTATTTCGCCCCCCGCTCCTGGAAAAAAGCCTTTACACGCCGGATGGCGGCCAGATTCTCACCTACCTGATAGAGTTCCGCCGCCTCCAGAAGGCCGCCCTGCAGCGCCCGCCGCAGCGCCGCGCGAATGTCGTGCCAGCCGCCGGCCGCGAAACCGGGCTCCAGGCGTAAAAGCTCCCTGGCTTCGGCCGTTTCCGATAGCCGCTGCCTGACAACTTCAATCTCGGTTGCGGGAGTTAGGCCCTCGGCTAGCTCGCGGCCAATAGGACTCTCCGTCAGCCGGGCCAGATGCTCCCGGACCAGGTCAAACTCAAGGCGGCGCAAAACCCGCTCGTCCAAATTCTTACACTCCCAACTGCCGGCGTCTTGAGCCCCAGCCTGGCTCCCTATCTCAAACGACACCGCGGAAATAGTGGCCCCGCGTAAAATCGCCGCCGGCCAGCTCTTCCTCTATTTTTTCATAAGCTTGGGGGGCACCCCCGAGCGCCGCGTCGAGCGCCTGCCGGTAAGCCCGCGTGACGCGGGACACGTAGGCGGCGTCTTCCAGGCGGGCCTCGATACGCAGCCCCGCTACGCCCGCACGCACC from Thermodesulfitimonas autotrophica encodes the following:
- a CDS encoding damage-control phosphatase ARMT1 family protein, whose amino-acid sequence is MRAVEECYACLDRLIVTTATLATDVPELREKALAAGRAVLEAEFSPDRIPAQIAAAAQRVIRETAQNPDPFKKVKEGELALSARVVGEVSPSVNDDWTSLFRLAALGNSIDFFRDLATVAAEMRMPVEFYIDEIPAFLERLAGVRCLLFLTDNAGECYFDLPLFRRLAVAVEEAVYVVKGAPVQNDLTLADLEASGLREAFRRVETTGTDSPGLDLEAASPAFRALYERADLILAKGMGYFESFSEMNDGRVFHLLKAKCRPVAAALGVPQGSFVAAFSRA
- a CDS encoding amphi-Trp domain-containing protein; translation: MAKIKQEMSREELVSFLERILSELKEGKLTVAELPLRLPDKAKVEIETETKKDGQEIELEIKWQVPAEGQEDSAAATGKEQLAASEGQTETASEEGEKECGKDQA
- a CDS encoding endonuclease MutS2, producing MDERVLRRLEFDLVREHLARLTESPIGRELAEGLTPATEIEVVRQRLSETAEARELLRLEPGFAAGGWHDIRAALRRALQGGLLEAAELYQVGENLAAIRRVKAFFQERGAKYPVLGRLCGTLPLFPELEEQLKKALRPPGEVADGASARLAEIRRRIERLRVEIKEILENFVRSPEWQKYLQEPIITIREGRYVLPVRIEHRDKVKGLIHDQSASGATLFIEPLAVVEKGNEVRRLKAAEQREIERILTELTRAVGAVAGELLTATETLGRLDFILAKGRYSVSLDAVTPVLLPVPEINLRRARHPLLGTKAVPIDVRLGRDFDILIITGPNTGGKTVALKTVGLCVLMAQAGLEIPAAEGTEIGLFAKVFADIGDEQSITASLSTFSSHIHNLAAILREADERSLVLLDELGAGTDPREGAALACAILEELARRNVRTIATTHSSELKEFAAGRPRVENASVDFDPETLSPTYRLVIGQPGRSNAFEIAAGLGLPARLIARAKEFLDPEERRVRELTQELERVRRSAERDATAAARLKEEALALKAAYEEKARELAARKEKLLAEAREQATALVRAARREAEEIVRELKEKLREEERREQEKAVQAARERLRRLAARHEEAVPELPEEAAPGVLAVGAAVYIPRFGQEGTVVGVSPQGVTVQVGSFRVELPPGAVRPVARRQPAGGVRLTSAAVAASPTIDLRGQRVEEALINLERHLDAALLSGLGRVDIIHGYGTGALRAAVREYLSHHPRVRSFRPGGPGEGGPGVTVAELA
- the gap gene encoding type I glyceraldehyde-3-phosphate dehydrogenase, translating into MLKIGINGFGRIGRNFFRAVVGSTDLEVVAINDLTTGPTLAHLLKYDSVHGIFAASVEAEQCVLRVNGREIRVFAEKDPAHIPWREVGVDVVVEATGRFTKFEDARWHLEAGARKVVITAPATMPEDVTLIMGVNEHWYDPGRHHIVSCGSCTTNCLAPLVKVLHENLRVLRGALTTVHAYTNDQNLLDLPHRDLRRARAAALSMIPTTTGAAKLVGLVFPELKGKITGVAVRVPTPNVSLTDLVVEVSRATSVEEVNGLFRQAAAGPLKGIMRYCEEPLVSKDFNGDPHSCIVDALSTMVIDGHLVKVLAWYDNEWGYSNRVADLIRYMAAREKK
- a CDS encoding ABC transporter ATP-binding protein → MLKIEGLTVAVGDRTVLVDINLEIKPGETHVLFGPNGSGKSTLLGTIMGFPRYRVVEGRIFFRGEDVTALPVNERAKRGIGIAFQRPPTLRGVLLRDIIRIAARHDVSVETLAQSLDLTDFLDREVNHGFSGGELKRSELIQLLAQNPDLVLLDEPESGVDLENMALIGTAINRLLEKEVAPWDKRSLREIRMGRTKSGLIITHTGYILNYVEADVGHVLYKGRLSCSGNPRELFSCIKRVGYGECVRCVL
- a CDS encoding SufB/SufD family protein, producing the protein MAKKIEEVFVQEAEAHPYIEDLTLLPTAERERLLHTGLDVTGAGRSGTFMQLDHSVVHCRSDQEGVEVLGIQEAATRYPWVEDYLGRLIPFLPEERRSGQPISGFFIRVLPGVKARYPVQAGMYIGHEGLAQKVRNLIIVEEGASLDVIAGCATGAFVHRGLHVGITETYVKKGGKLTSTMIHNWGRDVVVRPRGATLVEEDAVFLSNYICLSGVKDILMNPFTRLVGHNSVARYNTILIAPPGTKMDVGSRVFLSAPGTKAELVSRTITTGGEIINRGYIAGEVAGVRGHLECRGLMLSESGRIYAVPELDARVANVELSHEAAVGKVAQEEIEYLMARGLDEDEATATIVRGFLNVRIEGLPPVLQEEIDRAIAESRFGI